The following proteins are encoded in a genomic region of Methylococcales bacterium:
- the rapA gene encoding RNA polymerase-associated protein RapA — protein sequence MTHFIAGQRWISSTEPELGLGILLDVLAHRITVLFLATGERRVYARDNTPLIRVKFSVGDQIESTDNQPLKIKAFSEKKGLITYQCTNQANETIDLDEIDLNHHLQFNKPQERLFTGKTDPTAWFLLRYQTWQHLQKQHQSPVKGLQGGRTTLIAHQLFIAQHVANRFSPKVMLADEVGLGKTIEAGLILHHRLLNGLSQRVLIIVPEPLLHQWLVEMLRRFNLQFSLFNEDRCHELTDENPFLSEQLVLAGQQFFSNHPNRQQQALDAGWDMLVIDEAHHLEWNQQQPSPEYLFAEYLSHQTQGVILLTATPEQLGKESHFARLRLLDPDRFYDFDTFLSEEQQFEPVAAIAKLLLTGNPLDAQAEIKLKKLVQHDAIEGLLDALNLPEKAAEARQKIIAILLDYHGTGRILFRNSRQTVKGFPERQPHPYPINIDPSDWLLEKLKQEEQPQMVLICHLAETVIALEKKLKKQGIRVAVFHEQMSIVERDRAAAYFADTDNAAQILLCSEIGSEGRNFQFAHHLILFDLPMNPDLLQQRIGRLDRIGQKSVIQIHIPYQEKTAESVLYRWYAEGLDAFHHNCSAAQSVAVHLGDELQQVMISTDPALIDDFIEKTRHLTAKIEAELHHGRDQLLELNSCRPEQAEKLIQLLNPAEQPHLWHYAEALFDCYGVSSEEHSKDCYILKPSESLRLSHFPYLSEDGMTLTVNRETALVREDMQFLTLEHPMMVAAMDLVLSSETGNACMSVVAHPLLKGGQFLLECLFIVECAAPIELQVGRFLPPTPIRVLIDQNQEDISDLIFHEDLIEAHDKLNKEQIADFLNSQRSLIQAILAVAEQQAQLEMQVLVTEISKAMIVSLGDEIKRLTSLQKINPSIKTKEIDQLKDVMLLLHENMSESQLKLDAVRFIVTKES from the coding sequence ATGACTCATTTTATTGCAGGTCAACGTTGGATTAGTAGCACCGAACCTGAACTTGGTTTAGGCATCCTCCTTGACGTATTAGCCCATCGTATCACCGTACTTTTTTTAGCCACGGGTGAACGCCGTGTTTATGCGCGTGATAACACCCCTTTAATACGAGTTAAATTCAGTGTCGGGGATCAAATTGAATCCACCGATAACCAACCCCTAAAAATTAAAGCGTTCTCTGAGAAAAAAGGACTCATCACATACCAATGCACCAACCAAGCTAATGAAACCATAGACTTAGATGAAATTGATTTAAATCACCACCTCCAATTTAATAAACCGCAAGAGCGACTTTTCACAGGAAAAACAGATCCTACAGCGTGGTTTTTATTACGTTATCAAACGTGGCAACACCTCCAAAAGCAACATCAATCGCCTGTAAAAGGTCTACAAGGAGGACGTACCACCTTAATTGCCCATCAATTATTTATTGCCCAACACGTCGCCAATCGTTTCTCGCCCAAAGTCATGCTAGCCGATGAAGTTGGCTTAGGTAAAACCATTGAAGCGGGATTAATTCTACATCATCGGCTACTTAATGGATTAAGCCAGCGAGTCTTAATCATTGTCCCCGAACCTTTACTGCATCAATGGTTAGTGGAAATGCTAAGACGGTTTAATTTACAATTTAGTTTATTTAATGAAGACCGTTGCCATGAATTAACCGATGAAAACCCCTTTTTATCCGAGCAATTGGTGTTAGCGGGTCAGCAGTTTTTTTCAAACCATCCCAATCGTCAACAACAAGCCCTAGATGCGGGCTGGGATATGCTCGTGATTGACGAAGCTCATCATTTAGAATGGAATCAACAGCAACCCAGCCCTGAATATTTATTTGCCGAATACCTAAGTCATCAAACTCAAGGCGTTATTTTATTAACGGCTACCCCCGAACAACTGGGGAAAGAAAGTCATTTTGCACGGTTACGCTTACTTGATCCTGACCGATTTTATGACTTTGACACTTTTTTAAGCGAAGAACAGCAATTTGAACCCGTTGCCGCCATTGCAAAACTCTTATTAACGGGCAATCCTTTAGACGCTCAAGCAGAAATTAAGCTTAAAAAATTAGTCCAACACGATGCCATCGAGGGTTTATTAGATGCCTTAAATTTACCTGAAAAAGCAGCCGAGGCTCGCCAAAAAATTATTGCCATCTTATTAGACTATCATGGCACAGGGCGAATTTTATTTAGAAATTCACGGCAAACCGTCAAAGGTTTTCCTGAGCGTCAACCCCATCCCTACCCGATTAACATTGACCCTAGTGACTGGTTATTAGAAAAATTAAAACAAGAGGAACAACCTCAAATGGTTTTGATTTGTCATTTAGCAGAAACCGTAATTGCATTAGAAAAGAAATTAAAAAAACAAGGCATTCGGGTGGCTGTTTTTCATGAACAAATGAGTATTGTTGAGCGAGATCGAGCCGCCGCTTACTTTGCCGACACGGATAATGCCGCGCAAATTTTATTGTGTTCTGAAATTGGAAGTGAAGGCCGTAATTTTCAATTTGCTCATCACTTAATCTTATTTGATTTACCGATGAACCCCGATTTATTACAACAACGCATCGGGCGTTTAGACCGTATTGGTCAAAAATCAGTGATTCAAATTCATATTCCGTATCAAGAAAAAACGGCGGAATCTGTTTTATACCGTTGGTATGCCGAAGGGTTGGATGCGTTTCATCATAATTGTTCAGCGGCTCAATCCGTTGCCGTTCATTTAGGCGATGAATTACAACAAGTTATGATATCAACCGACCCAGCCCTCATTGATGATTTTATTGAAAAAACACGCCATTTAACGGCTAAAATTGAAGCTGAATTACATCATGGACGCGACCAGTTATTAGAATTAAATTCATGTCGTCCTGAGCAAGCTGAAAAATTAATTCAATTACTGAACCCAGCAGAACAACCGCATTTATGGCATTATGCCGAAGCGTTATTTGATTGTTATGGGGTGAGTTCTGAGGAACATTCAAAGGATTGTTATATTTTAAAACCCAGTGAAAGTTTACGTTTATCGCATTTTCCTTATTTATCGGAAGACGGGATGACCCTAACGGTTAACCGCGAAACGGCTTTAGTACGAGAGGATATGCAGTTTTTAACCTTGGAACATCCAATGATGGTGGCGGCAATGGATTTGGTGTTATCAAGTGAAACAGGTAATGCGTGTATGAGTGTTGTCGCTCACCCGTTACTCAAGGGCGGGCAATTTTTGTTGGAATGTTTATTTATTGTTGAATGTGCCGCCCCCATTGAATTACAAGTGGGGCGTTTTTTACCCCCGACCCCGATTCGAGTTTTGATTGATCAAAATCAAGAGGATATTAGTGACTTGATTTTTCATGAAGATTTAATTGAAGCCCATGATAAATTAAATAAAGAGCAAATCGCTGATTTTTTAAACAGTCAGCGTTCTTTGATTCAAGCTATATTAGCTGTTGCAGAGCAACAAGCCCAGTTAGAAATGCAGGTCTTAGTGACTGAAATCTCTAAAGCGATGATTGTCTCATTAGGGGATGAAATTAAACGGTTAACCAGTTTACAGAAGATAAACCCAAGCATCAAAACGAAAGAAATTGACCAGCTTAAAGACGTGATGTTGTTATTACATGAAAATATGAGTGAATCGCAATTGAAGCTTGATGCCGTTAGGTTTATTGTCACTAAAGAATCATAA
- the rpe gene encoding ribulose-phosphate 3-epimerase, translated as MSKNWIAPSILSADFARLGEEVDNVLASGADIVHFDVMDNHFVPNLTIGPLVCQALRNHGVTAPIDVHLMVDPVDRIIPDFAKAGASMITFHPEASTHIDRSLQMVRDAGCKSGLVFNPATSLSYLDYVMDKVDIILLMSVNPGFGGQSFIPATLDKLREARKRIDDSGFDIRLEIDGGVKVDNIREIKAAGADMFVAGSAIFSQPDYKKVIDEMRVELANA; from the coding sequence ATGTCAAAAAATTGGATTGCGCCTTCAATTCTTTCCGCAGACTTTGCACGCCTAGGGGAAGAAGTTGATAATGTTTTAGCATCAGGTGCGGATATCGTACACTTTGATGTAATGGATAATCATTTTGTCCCTAACTTAACGATTGGCCCGTTAGTCTGTCAAGCCTTAAGAAATCATGGGGTTACCGCCCCGATTGATGTTCATTTAATGGTTGACCCTGTTGACAGAATCATTCCTGATTTTGCAAAAGCTGGGGCCTCTATGATTACGTTTCACCCAGAAGCCTCAACACATATTGATCGTTCGTTACAAATGGTACGCGATGCGGGCTGTAAATCAGGGTTAGTTTTTAATCCTGCCACCTCACTAAGCTATCTTGACTATGTGATGGATAAAGTGGACATTATCTTATTAATGTCCGTTAATCCAGGTTTTGGGGGACAATCATTTATTCCCGCAACCTTAGATAAATTACGCGAAGCCAGAAAAAGAATTGACGACAGTGGTTTTGATATTCGTTTAGAAATTGATGGCGGCGTTAAAGTTGATAACATCCGTGAAATCAAAGCCGCAGGGGCTGATATGTTTGTTGCAGGTTCCGCTATTTTTAGTCAACCTGACTACAAAAAAGTTATTGATGAAATGCGTGTTGAATTAGCAAACGCGTAA
- the trmB gene encoding tRNA (guanosine(46)-N7)-methyltransferase TrmB, whose protein sequence is MTSPTKKHRIRSFILRQGRATAGQKLAIDTLWDKYCLDLNQPLDFKHHFDNTAPIILEIGFGNGDSLAKMAAANPEQNYLGIEVHKPGVAHLMLLLEQQQLTNVKIYHHDAIEILEKKIPDHCLQGIQLFFPDPWQKRRHHKRRIVTPDFLDLLAKKLISGGYFHAATDWEHYAKEMLKTLSNQTQFINNNPAKRYSERPDYRPLTKFEQRGIRLGHGVWDLIFKTL, encoded by the coding sequence ATGACCTCTCCCACCAAAAAACACCGTATCCGTAGCTTTATTCTTAGACAAGGTAGAGCGACTGCAGGTCAGAAACTAGCAATCGACACCCTTTGGGATAAATACTGCTTAGACCTCAACCAACCGCTGGATTTTAAACATCACTTCGATAACACCGCCCCTATTATTTTAGAAATCGGCTTTGGTAATGGCGATAGTTTAGCCAAAATGGCCGCTGCAAACCCAGAACAAAATTATTTAGGTATTGAAGTTCACAAACCAGGAGTTGCCCATTTAATGCTCTTGCTCGAACAACAGCAATTAACCAATGTGAAAATTTATCATCATGATGCGATTGAAATCTTAGAAAAAAAAATTCCCGATCACTGCTTGCAGGGCATTCAATTATTTTTCCCTGATCCGTGGCAAAAACGCCGTCATCATAAACGCCGCATTGTCACCCCCGATTTTTTAGACCTATTAGCTAAAAAATTAATCTCAGGCGGCTATTTTCATGCGGCAACCGATTGGGAACATTACGCCAAAGAAATGTTAAAAACCCTTTCAAATCAAACTCAATTTATCAATAACAACCCCGCTAAACGTTACAGCGAACGTCCTGACTACCGCCCTCTTACGAAATTTGAACAACGCGGAATTCGTCTAGGGCATGGCGTTTGGGATTTAATTTTTAAAACATTATGA
- a CDS encoding oxidative damage protection protein — protein sequence MTRMIQCAKLKIEAEGLEFPPFPGTKGQQIFEHISKQAWQEWISMQTLLINEHRLASFEPKARIFLESEREKFLFSENFEMPEGYVPPAN from the coding sequence ATGACCCGAATGATTCAGTGCGCTAAACTTAAAATAGAAGCGGAAGGCTTAGAGTTTCCTCCTTTTCCAGGGACGAAAGGACAACAAATTTTTGAACATATCTCTAAACAAGCGTGGCAAGAATGGATAAGTATGCAAACCCTGTTAATTAATGAACATCGGTTAGCCAGTTTTGAACCCAAAGCACGAATATTTTTAGAGTCTGAACGTGAAAAATTTTTATTTTCTGAAAATTTTGAAATGCCCGAGGGTTATGTCCCCCCTGCTAACTAG
- a CDS encoding transposase: MVLNHRYNELSEKTYRRWFNKKLDFLKFNQVGNNEILSTSGQKIAALECSFVNKSGEKTYGLAKFWDSKQKFTHGVIAKGYHQIGKLRYDANLRLLYEGVQKEKGRHKCYDSKWIVGETRKLELAGKQGGVKIYTAIVNSVSLKCNIRIAYLVKTTSQGTRYALLFSTDTEIDAMTLYNYYKARFQIEFLFRDAKQFTGLCDCQARSEVDLSLIKCSSQYEELCSFGVISH; encoded by the coding sequence GTGGTTCTAAACCACCGTTACAATGAGTTATCAGAAAAAACCTATCGTCGATGGTTTAATAAAAAGTTAGATTTTCTTAAATTTAATCAGGTAGGTAATAATGAAATTCTTTCAACGTCGGGACAAAAAATAGCGGCTTTAGAGTGTAGCTTTGTTAACAAAAGTGGTGAAAAAACTTACGGTTTAGCTAAGTTTTGGGATTCTAAACAAAAGTTTACCCATGGCGTGATCGCTAAAGGTTACCATCAAATTGGAAAATTACGTTATGATGCTAATTTACGTTTACTCTACGAAGGTGTGCAAAAAGAAAAAGGTCGCCATAAATGTTATGACAGTAAGTGGATTGTGGGTGAGACGAGAAAATTAGAATTAGCAGGTAAACAGGGTGGTGTTAAGATTTATACAGCAATCGTTAATTCTGTCTCATTGAAATGTAATATTCGCATCGCTTATTTAGTTAAAACAACGTCACAAGGTACACGTTATGCCTTGTTGTTTTCAACAGATACAGAGATTGATGCAATGACACTTTATAATTATTACAAGGCACGGTTTCAGATTGAATTTCTATTTCGTGATGCTAAACAATTTACAGGACTTTGTGATTGCCAAGCACGTTCTGAAGTAGACCTGAGTTTAATAAAATGCTCTTCTCAATACGAGGAGCTTTGTAGCTTCGGGGTTATCTCGCATTAA
- the ggt gene encoding gamma-glutamyltransferase yields the protein MAIPAYAESLKTAIASAHPLATEAGFEVLANGGNAFDAAVAVSAALAVVEPTGSGLGGGGFWLLHRAKDNFETMIDGREKAPIAATKNMYVNEQNNVIEDLSKEGALSAAIPGLPAAITHLAKKYGRLPLSESLAPAIRYATEGFAIGPHYLDLLTRRQKLIRKNKESTRILLTDGQLPLQGALLKQPDLAHTLQQIAAKGKAGFYQGETAKKLIQAVQEKGGIWTQADLDRYQIIERMPIYGYYKDIKVTSAALPSSGGIVLVEALNILSAYKLDTVTNIQKKHLITEAMRRAYHDRALYLGDSDFIQVPISQLLDHNYAAGLRSNIRIDRALPSNALSGEEEIKIKGEDTTHFSIIDTEGNRISATLSINFPFGSGVIAKGTGVILNNEMDDFVSLEGQQNGYGLIGGAANTIAPEKRMLSSMTPTFLESHDRIAVLGTPGGSRIISMILLSVLDFSEGNSPDSWVKIPRYHHQYIPDQILYEAGGLSEAEEKGLFALGHSLKERENTYGNMQAAELNKHKGKLKAASDPRGEGFSDVR from the coding sequence ATGGCTATTCCTGCTTATGCGGAATCATTAAAAACAGCCATTGCCAGTGCGCACCCATTAGCAACCGAAGCAGGCTTTGAAGTCTTAGCCAATGGGGGAAATGCCTTTGATGCCGCCGTTGCAGTAAGTGCGGCATTAGCCGTTGTAGAACCGACTGGATCAGGGCTTGGGGGCGGAGGTTTTTGGTTATTACATCGCGCGAAGGATAATTTTGAAACCATGATTGATGGTCGCGAAAAAGCACCGATAGCCGCGACTAAAAACATGTATGTTAATGAACAAAATAATGTCATTGAAGATTTATCAAAAGAGGGCGCACTATCGGCTGCAATTCCAGGACTGCCTGCGGCAATAACCCATTTAGCTAAAAAATATGGTCGCCTACCCTTAAGCGAATCACTAGCCCCTGCCATTCGTTATGCCACCGAAGGGTTTGCTATAGGGCCTCATTATTTAGATTTACTCACTCGGCGACAAAAACTCATCCGTAAAAATAAAGAATCCACCCGCATTCTCTTAACAGACGGTCAACTTCCGCTGCAAGGGGCCTTATTAAAGCAACCTGACTTAGCTCATACACTGCAACAGATTGCCGCAAAAGGTAAAGCGGGGTTTTATCAAGGTGAAACCGCTAAAAAATTAATACAAGCGGTTCAAGAAAAAGGGGGAATTTGGACACAAGCGGATTTAGATCGCTATCAAATTATTGAAAGAATGCCTATTTATGGCTATTATAAAGACATCAAAGTTACCAGCGCGGCCTTACCATCATCGGGTGGAATTGTACTGGTTGAAGCCTTAAATATTCTTTCAGCTTACAAATTAGATACCGTCACAAACATTCAAAAGAAACATTTAATTACTGAGGCCATGCGCCGTGCTTATCATGATAGAGCCTTATATTTAGGCGATAGCGATTTTATACAGGTGCCTATTTCTCAACTCCTAGATCATAATTATGCCGCTGGATTAAGAAGTAATATCCGTATTGACAGAGCCTTGCCGAGTAACGCGTTAAGCGGTGAAGAAGAAATAAAAATAAAAGGCGAAGATACCACTCATTTTTCCATTATAGATACCGAGGGTAACCGCATCTCAGCCACCTTAAGTATTAATTTCCCTTTTGGCTCAGGCGTTATTGCCAAAGGAACAGGGGTTATTTTAAATAACGAAATGGATGACTTTGTCAGCCTTGAAGGACAACAAAATGGCTATGGCTTAATCGGTGGTGCCGCCAATACCATTGCCCCTGAAAAACGAATGCTCTCAAGTATGACACCGACCTTCCTAGAAAGTCACGATCGCATTGCCGTATTAGGTACCCCTGGCGGGAGTCGTATTATTTCAATGATATTATTAAGTGTGCTTGATTTTTCGGAAGGAAATTCCCCCGATTCGTGGGTAAAAATACCCCGCTATCATCACCAATATATTCCCGATCAAATTCTTTATGAAGCAGGTGGCTTAAGTGAGGCAGAAGAAAAAGGTCTTTTTGCTTTAGGTCACTCCTTAAAAGAAAGAGAAAATACCTATGGAAACATGCAAGCCGCTGAGTTAAATAAGCATAAGGGAAAATTAAAAGCCGCCAGTGATCCACGCGGTGAAGGATTTTCGGATGTGCGTTAA
- a CDS encoding NUDIX domain-containing protein, with translation MHSQQQVLLEKRPPTGIWGGLWSFPEFSSIQEADDWCKQSNIILKKQTKLSCQRHTFSHYHLDYTPLLIKCDSPNTIVMEKKRSCLDSLRTP, from the coding sequence TTGCACAGCCAACAACAGGTCTTATTAGAAAAACGCCCACCCACAGGTATTTGGGGGGGATTATGGAGTTTTCCTGAGTTTTCATCCATTCAGGAAGCCGATGATTGGTGCAAGCAATCTAATATTATTTTAAAAAAACAAACAAAACTGAGCTGTCAACGCCATACTTTTTCACATTACCATTTAGATTACACCCCGTTACTCATTAAGTGTGACTCACCGAATACAATTGTGATGGAAAAAAAAAGAAGCTGTTTGGACTCACTCAGAACACCTTAA
- a CDS encoding GFA family protein, producing the protein MKTEEQKNYGGCSCKLIRYQFSGQPIIAYKCHCLDCQLASGGGAVAAIWVNTNDLVITGELNYHEVIADSGRKITRAFCGQCGTPILAKLSIPNVNGIFAMSLDNPDIFFPEYEIWTCRTRRWEILNPTSLCFDQGFPSAIIRKHLAANSLKTK; encoded by the coding sequence ATGAAGACTGAAGAACAAAAAAATTATGGGGGATGTTCCTGTAAGTTAATTCGTTACCAATTTTCAGGGCAACCCATTATTGCTTATAAATGTCATTGCCTAGATTGCCAATTAGCATCAGGAGGTGGTGCAGTTGCTGCAATCTGGGTTAATACTAACGATTTGGTGATAACAGGAGAACTTAACTATCATGAAGTTATTGCCGATAGCGGTCGAAAAATTACCCGTGCTTTCTGTGGTCAGTGTGGTACACCCATCCTTGCAAAATTGAGCATTCCTAATGTGAATGGTATTTTTGCAATGAGTTTAGATAATCCTGATATTTTTTTTCCAGAATACGAAATTTGGACCTGTCGAACACGACGCTGGGAAATTTTAAACCCCACATCGTTATGTTTTGATCAAGGTTTTCCGTCTGCTATTATACGAAAACATTTAGCCGCCAATAGCCTTAAAACTAAGTAA
- a CDS encoding Gfo/Idh/MocA family oxidoreductase: MKKLKCAVIGTGYLGKFHAEKYANHPDCELVAVVDIDPTIADEMAQKYNVAALTDYKTLSSKVDAVSIVVPTSLHHLVSKDFLNAGVHVLVEKPITVTLKEADELIAIAHEKKLILQVGHLERFNPAILGLNKSDDNPLFIESHRLSPFNPRANDVSVVLDLMIHDIDIILALVDSEIERIDASGTAVLTQGTDIANARLTFKNGCVANVTASRISLKTERKMRMFRPCSYISVDFQNKILTKHRTGKKEMFPGIPEIETEESVFEGGDALLEEIKHFIDCIQTGTNPLVSGHEGRRALETAIKITDLLADS, encoded by the coding sequence ATGAAAAAACTTAAATGTGCAGTAATCGGGACCGGTTATCTTGGAAAATTTCACGCTGAAAAATATGCGAATCATCCTGATTGCGAATTAGTAGCGGTTGTCGATATTGACCCTACGATTGCCGATGAAATGGCTCAAAAATATAACGTAGCCGCCTTAACAGATTATAAAACATTATCATCCAAAGTGGATGCCGTTAGTATTGTTGTTCCTACGAGTTTACATCATCTCGTCTCAAAAGATTTTTTAAACGCGGGGGTGCATGTTTTAGTTGAAAAGCCGATCACGGTTACCCTAAAAGAAGCCGACGAACTGATTGCCATTGCACATGAAAAAAAACTGATTTTACAAGTCGGTCATTTAGAACGTTTTAATCCTGCAATCTTGGGATTAAATAAAAGTGATGACAATCCTCTTTTTATTGAGTCACATCGTTTATCGCCCTTTAATCCGCGAGCTAATGATGTTAGCGTCGTACTGGATTTAATGATTCATGATATAGATATTATTCTAGCGTTAGTTGATAGTGAGATTGAACGGATTGATGCGAGTGGAACTGCGGTTTTAACTCAAGGAACTGATATTGCCAATGCACGGTTAACCTTTAAAAATGGCTGTGTTGCGAATGTTACGGCAAGTCGTATTAGTTTGAAAACGGAACGTAAAATGCGAATGTTTCGGCCCTGTTCTTATATTTCCGTTGATTTTCAAAATAAGATTCTCACCAAACATCGTACGGGTAAAAAAGAAATGTTTCCTGGTATTCCTGAGATCGAAACCGAAGAATCGGTTTTTGAAGGCGGCGATGCTTTATTAGAAGAAATTAAACATTTTATAGACTGTATTCAAACAGGTACAAACCCTTTAGTTTCAGGTCATGAGGGGCGAAGGGCATTAGAAACCGCGATTAAGATCACGGATTTATTAGCTGATTCTTAA